One genomic segment of Gemmatimonadaceae bacterium includes these proteins:
- a CDS encoding branched-chain amino acid transaminase has product MARADNHHRIWRDGQLVDWEDATIHVMSHVVHYGSSVFEGVRCYATPSGPAIFRIGDHMRRFADSCRIYRMPLEYSQDQLVQACIDTVSENDLPHCYLRPVALRTGEQMGVLPNDTPLEVFIIPWTWGPYLGNDALSEGVDVCVSSWRRPAPDTFPTMAKAGGNYLNSQLSKMEARLDNYSEGIMLDTLGLVAEGSGENLFLVRDGKLITAPLSAGILNGITRDSVSRIARDMDLEVIEQVMPREMLYIADELFFTGTAAEITPIRSVDRIPVGTGRPGPLTLAIQEQYMGIAEGKLPDRYGWLTHVPSGASAGI; this is encoded by the coding sequence GACTGGGAGGACGCGACCATTCATGTGATGAGTCACGTCGTGCACTACGGTTCGAGTGTGTTCGAGGGCGTGCGGTGCTACGCGACACCGTCCGGGCCGGCGATTTTCCGCATCGGAGATCACATGCGGCGATTCGCAGATTCCTGCCGCATTTATCGCATGCCTCTCGAGTACTCGCAGGACCAGCTGGTGCAGGCGTGCATCGATACGGTTTCGGAAAATGATCTGCCGCACTGCTACCTTCGGCCTGTGGCGCTACGAACCGGCGAGCAGATGGGAGTGCTTCCGAATGACACACCGCTCGAGGTATTCATAATTCCGTGGACATGGGGCCCATACCTCGGCAACGACGCGCTGTCCGAGGGGGTCGATGTTTGCGTGTCGAGCTGGCGCCGGCCTGCACCTGACACGTTCCCCACCATGGCAAAAGCCGGCGGGAACTATCTCAACTCTCAGTTGTCCAAGATGGAGGCCCGCCTCGACAATTATTCGGAAGGAATAATGCTCGATACGCTTGGCCTTGTCGCAGAGGGAAGTGGCGAGAACCTGTTTCTTGTTCGTGACGGGAAGCTGATCACGGCTCCGTTGTCGGCTGGTATCCTGAACGGCATCACTCGCGACTCGGTATCACGTATCGCGCGGGACATGGATCTCGAGGTCATTGAGCAGGTTATGCCGCGGGAGATGCTCTACATCGCGGATGAATTGTTCTTCACCGGAACGGCGGCCGAGATTACGCCGATTCGCTCTGTTGACCGTATTCCTGTGGGTACAGGCAGGCCGGGGCCGTTGACGCTCGCGATACAGGAACAGTACATGGGAATCGCCGAAGGAAAATTGCCTGATCGTTATGGCTGGCTGACGCATGTTCCGAGCGGGGCCAGCGCGGGTATTTAG
- a CDS encoding HAMP domain-containing sensor histidine kinase, with translation MAMKQLRFRTRLIVILSLFAIVPALMLTLLWGGTVSSALRLVSGRAAWESVAASGQQAIAGARRAPLDRSQRELLDAHERELRTSLEQARRYSFLAGRSGRIVAVIAVMGLIVFGVSASRVAGHLSRQLSRPLDELVKWTALIGRGQPLPVPADPPVKGAPEFATLRERMREMADAVETGRRREAEAERLKAYRESARRVAHELKNPLTPIRFAVDRLRRDAPPELSETVDVLAVESRRIERIAKSFAEFGRMPDGAAADIDIAELVRYLATAATPPDIKIEVVSPDHLPLVRGYHDALAGALSNVILNAVDACSGEGRIVVTAALAQLGGKDAVSIEVSDDGTGIPSKDLAEIWEPYVTHKPGGTGLGLAIARQTVLAHDGTVAASSTLGVGTTIRFTLPAHQAMKGGDNNGS, from the coding sequence ATGGCGATGAAGCAACTCCGGTTCCGAACGCGACTCATCGTCATCCTCTCGCTGTTTGCGATTGTACCAGCGTTGATGCTGACACTTCTCTGGGGCGGAACGGTGAGCAGCGCGTTGCGCCTGGTCAGTGGACGAGCGGCCTGGGAAAGCGTAGCCGCAAGCGGTCAACAGGCGATCGCGGGCGCAAGGCGTGCGCCACTCGACCGGTCTCAACGGGAGCTCCTTGACGCGCACGAGCGCGAGCTGAGAACGTCTCTCGAACAGGCCCGCCGTTACAGCTTTCTCGCCGGCAGATCAGGGCGAATCGTTGCGGTCATCGCAGTAATGGGGTTGATAGTCTTCGGAGTGAGTGCGTCCCGCGTTGCCGGCCACCTGAGCCGGCAGCTGAGCCGCCCGCTCGATGAGCTCGTCAAGTGGACTGCTCTTATCGGTCGCGGCCAGCCACTCCCGGTCCCCGCCGATCCTCCTGTAAAGGGCGCGCCCGAGTTTGCGACTCTCCGCGAACGGATGCGCGAAATGGCGGACGCCGTCGAGACTGGCCGCCGGCGCGAGGCCGAAGCCGAACGGCTGAAAGCTTACCGTGAGAGTGCACGCCGCGTTGCGCACGAACTAAAAAATCCATTGACTCCCATACGTTTTGCCGTCGATCGATTGCGCCGGGACGCGCCACCGGAGCTGAGCGAGACCGTAGACGTACTTGCCGTTGAGTCCCGCCGTATCGAGCGAATTGCAAAGAGTTTCGCCGAGTTCGGCCGCATGCCGGACGGTGCCGCCGCAGATATCGATATTGCCGAGCTCGTCAGATACCTCGCGACGGCCGCGACGCCACCAGACATCAAAATAGAAGTCGTCTCTCCGGACCATCTTCCGCTGGTAAGAGGATACCATGATGCGCTCGCGGGAGCATTGTCCAACGTGATTTTAAACGCTGTGGATGCCTGTTCCGGCGAGGGACGGATCGTCGTTACTGCCGCTCTTGCGCAACTCGGCGGCAAGGACGCTGTCAGTATCGAGGTGAGCGACGATGGCACCGGCATCCCCTCCAAAGATCTTGCGGAGATCTGGGAACCGTATGTAACCCACAAACCTGGCGGCACCGGGCTCGGACTGGCGATTGCGCGTCAGACCGTGCTTGCACATGATGGAACTGTGGCAGCCTCCAGCACGTTAGGTGTTGGTACAACGATTCGATTCACACTGCCGGCGCACCAGGCAATGAAAGGAGGAGATAATAATGGGTCCTGA
- a CDS encoding HNH endonuclease, with translation MIVGCLALNASFEPLTMVPLRRALRLVIDGKAEIVEADHDKVVRSERLTMPRPAVIRLMRFIHVPRRFRRQVTNTFLFARDRYRCQYCGRMQMEFKPRESLTRDHLIPLSRGGSNEWTNVVTACSPCNTRKANSLPSEIGMHPLHAPVEPHFVHLSWAVRRLTPTQARYIRMFYGEETLHHLEDLEHRAGAQARSGPERAS, from the coding sequence TTGATCGTTGGCTGTCTCGCACTGAATGCGTCGTTTGAGCCATTGACAATGGTGCCTCTCAGACGTGCATTAAGGCTGGTTATCGACGGCAAGGCTGAGATCGTCGAAGCGGACCACGACAAGGTGGTTCGTTCCGAGCGACTCACCATGCCGCGGCCGGCGGTCATCCGGCTGATGCGATTCATCCATGTCCCGCGCCGCTTCCGTCGTCAGGTCACCAACACTTTTCTGTTCGCCCGCGATCGTTACCGGTGCCAGTACTGCGGCCGGATGCAGATGGAGTTCAAGCCGCGCGAGTCGCTGACGCGCGACCATCTCATTCCGCTGTCACGCGGCGGGAGCAACGAATGGACGAACGTTGTGACCGCCTGCAGTCCGTGCAATACCCGCAAGGCGAACAGCCTGCCAAGCGAAATTGGCATGCATCCGCTGCACGCTCCGGTAGAACCCCACTTCGTGCATTTGAGCTGGGCTGTCCGCCGGTTGACCCCAACCCAGGCGCGGTACATCCGCATGTTTTACGGCGAAGAAACGCTGCATCATCTCGAGGATCTTGAACACCGTGCTGGTGCGCAGGCCCGGAGTGGTCCCGAGAGAGCATCGTAG
- a CDS encoding sigma-54 dependent transcriptional regulator has protein sequence MATVLIVDDEANIRRMVGALLAAEGYDVRDAPGGAQALARAAEDAPDVVLLDLMMPGDLDGMGALAKLRTSHPDLPVIMMSGRAGLSDAVSATKLGAVNFLEKPLTPEGVLFAIGSALELRQTRRVARELREELGLAGDMIGKSAPMMEVRQMIARVAGTDARILISGESGTGKELVASAIHGGSARREKPFVRVNCAAIPRDLVESEMFGHERGAFTGATQTRIGRFELAHTGTLFLDEIGDLSLEAQAKLLRAIEAKEVQRVGGNRNVKVDVRIIAATNHDLGRAVRTGSFREDLFFRLNVIPLALPALRERDGDVPLLVEHFSMLHFKRTGQLPPTWHPQAMAALERHRWPGNVRELANIVERIAIVHAGEHIGAARVRSLLATTPDGSPDESEMSRFFAGNAHSPAPQDTDRDDQSLAGMLDDFERHTIERALGKARGNIAEAARQLQTDRPNLYRRMKRLNIDGVRTQIPPATNDQ, from the coding sequence GTGGCCACTGTCCTTATCGTCGACGATGAAGCGAACATCCGTCGAATGGTCGGGGCGCTTCTCGCAGCGGAAGGATATGATGTCCGTGATGCGCCCGGCGGGGCTCAGGCTCTCGCGCGGGCCGCTGAGGACGCGCCGGACGTCGTCCTGCTCGACCTTATGATGCCCGGCGACCTGGATGGCATGGGGGCGCTCGCGAAGCTGCGCACGAGTCACCCCGATCTACCGGTCATAATGATGAGCGGCCGGGCCGGATTGAGCGATGCCGTCAGCGCAACAAAACTCGGAGCAGTGAATTTTCTCGAGAAACCGCTGACGCCCGAGGGAGTGCTGTTCGCAATTGGCTCGGCGCTCGAGCTGAGACAGACGCGGCGAGTCGCCCGGGAGCTGCGCGAGGAGCTCGGACTTGCTGGCGACATGATCGGCAAAAGCGCGCCGATGATGGAGGTCCGGCAGATGATCGCGCGCGTCGCGGGCACCGACGCGCGGATCCTCATCAGCGGCGAATCGGGAACAGGCAAGGAGCTCGTGGCAAGTGCGATCCACGGCGGCAGCGCTCGACGGGAGAAGCCGTTCGTCCGCGTGAATTGTGCGGCCATTCCGCGTGACCTGGTGGAGAGCGAAATGTTCGGCCACGAACGCGGAGCGTTCACCGGGGCTACACAAACGCGCATCGGCAGATTCGAGCTCGCTCATACCGGAACGCTGTTCCTCGACGAAATCGGCGATCTCAGTCTCGAGGCCCAGGCCAAGTTGCTGCGAGCTATCGAAGCAAAGGAGGTTCAGCGCGTGGGGGGCAACCGCAACGTGAAGGTCGATGTACGCATCATTGCCGCGACAAATCACGACCTCGGCCGTGCTGTCCGCACGGGGTCTTTTCGCGAGGATCTTTTTTTTCGGCTGAACGTAATTCCACTGGCGTTGCCAGCACTGCGCGAAAGAGATGGTGACGTCCCGCTGCTGGTCGAGCATTTCTCCATGCTTCATTTCAAACGTACGGGTCAGTTGCCGCCGACATGGCATCCGCAAGCAATGGCGGCACTCGAGCGCCACCGCTGGCCGGGGAACGTCCGGGAGCTTGCCAACATCGTCGAGCGAATCGCGATCGTGCACGCTGGCGAGCATATCGGGGCGGCCCGCGTTCGCAGCCTGCTGGCAACTACACCGGACGGTTCGCCGGACGAATCAGAAATGTCGCGATTTTTCGCCGGTAACGCTCACAGTCCCGCGCCGCAAGACACCGACAGGGACGACCAGTCGCTCGCAGGCATGCTCGACGACTTCGAGCGGCATACGATCGAGCGCGCCCTCGGAAAAGCCAGAGGAAACATCGCTGAGGCAGCGCGGCAGCTTCAGACCGATCGTCCGAATCTCTACCGCCGGATGAAACGGCTGAACATCGATGGTGTCAGGACACAAATTCCACCGGCCACAAACGACCAGTGA